In the genome of Streptomyces collinus, one region contains:
- the lexA gene encoding transcriptional repressor LexA, whose amino-acid sequence MTTTADSAAIAAQDRSQGRLEPVHAMNEATNPEGHKRSLPGRPPGIRADSSGLTDRQRRVIEVIRDSVQRRGYPPSMREIGQAVGLSSTSSVAHQLMALERKGFLRRDPHRPRAYEVRGSDQAASVQPTDTAGKPAASYVPLVGRIAAGGPILAEESVEDVFPLPRQLVGDGELFVLKVVGDSMIEAAICDGDWVTVRRQPVAENGDIVAAMLDGEATVKRFKREDGHVWLLPHNAAYEPIPGDDATILGKVVAVLRRV is encoded by the coding sequence GTGACCACCACCGCAGACAGTGCCGCCATCGCTGCCCAGGACCGCTCCCAGGGCCGACTGGAGCCGGTGCATGCGATGAACGAAGCCACGAACCCTGAGGGGCACAAGCGCTCCCTGCCGGGCCGACCTCCGGGCATCCGGGCGGACAGCTCCGGACTCACCGATCGCCAGCGCCGCGTGATCGAGGTCATCAGGGACTCCGTTCAGCGGCGGGGATACCCGCCGTCGATGCGGGAGATCGGTCAGGCCGTCGGCCTCTCCAGCACCTCCTCCGTCGCACACCAGCTGATGGCCCTGGAGCGCAAGGGCTTCCTGCGCCGCGACCCGCACCGCCCGCGCGCCTACGAGGTGCGCGGTTCCGACCAGGCAGCCTCGGTGCAGCCCACGGACACAGCGGGCAAGCCGGCCGCGTCGTACGTGCCGCTGGTCGGCCGGATCGCCGCCGGTGGCCCGATCCTCGCCGAGGAATCCGTCGAGGACGTGTTCCCCCTCCCCCGCCAGCTCGTCGGCGACGGTGAGCTGTTCGTCCTGAAGGTCGTGGGTGACTCGATGATCGAGGCCGCGATCTGCGACGGCGACTGGGTCACGGTGCGCCGTCAGCCGGTCGCCGAGAACGGCGACATCGTGGCCGCGATGCTCGACGGCGAAGCCACCGTCAAGCGCTTCAAGCGCGAGGACGGCCATGTCTGGCTCCTGCCGCACAACGCGGCCTACGAGCCGATCCCCGGCGACGACGCGACCATCCTCGGCAAGGTGGTGGCGGTACTGCGGCGCGTCTGA
- the nrdR gene encoding transcriptional regulator NrdR produces MHCPFCRHPDSRVVDSRTTDDGTSIRRRRQCPDCSRRFTTVETCSLMVVKRSGVTEPFSRTKVINGVRKACQGRPVTEDALAQLGQRVEEAVRATGSAELTTHDVGLAILGPLQELDLVAYLRFASVYRAFDSLDDFEAAIEELRAQTGHSGADDEDREDTATGGQEDDRGSGGAEQVPQPAGAAD; encoded by the coding sequence ATGCACTGCCCCTTCTGCAGGCACCCCGACAGTCGTGTCGTCGACAGTCGTACGACCGACGACGGCACATCGATCCGCAGGCGCCGCCAGTGCCCTGACTGCTCCCGTCGTTTCACGACCGTGGAGACGTGCTCGCTCATGGTGGTGAAGCGGTCCGGAGTCACCGAGCCCTTCAGTCGTACGAAGGTCATCAATGGAGTGCGCAAGGCGTGCCAGGGGCGGCCCGTCACCGAGGACGCGCTCGCCCAGCTCGGCCAACGGGTCGAGGAGGCGGTGCGGGCCACCGGAAGCGCCGAGCTGACCACCCACGACGTGGGGCTGGCCATACTCGGCCCGCTGCAGGAACTCGACCTTGTCGCCTACCTGCGATTCGCCTCCGTCTACCGGGCGTTCGACTCGCTCGACGACTTCGAGGCGGCCATCGAGGAACTCAGGGCGCAGACGGGACACTCCGGCGCGGACGACGAAGACCGCGAGGACACGGCCACGGGGGGCCAGGAAGACGACCGCGGGTCCGGAGGGGCGGAACAGGTCCCCCAGCCCGCCGGCGCCGCCGACTGA